The following are encoded in a window of Anopheles stephensi strain Indian chromosome X, UCI_ANSTEP_V1.0, whole genome shotgun sequence genomic DNA:
- the LOC118510994 gene encoding uncharacterized protein LOC118510994 isoform X4 has protein sequence MSYTELESGYQGLKQASSSDGIIGSALQTSSGRPGFYVGDEGDLDPTDGLDSDDSSTSGKQVVVAVCAMSKKSQSKPMKEILTRLQEFEFIRMVVIGEEIILNEPVDRWPLCDCLISFHSKGFPLEKAIQYAQLRQPYVINNLHMQFDIQDRRRVYAILEKEGIEIPRYAVLDRDSPDPKQHELVESEDHVEVNGIVFNKPFVEKPVSAEDHNIYIYYPTSAGGGSQRLFRKIGSRSSVYSPESRVRKTGSFIYEDFMPTDGTDVKVYTVGPDYAHAEARKSPALDGKVERDSDGKEIRYPVILSNAEKLISRKVCLAFKQTVCGFDLLRANGKSFVCDVNGFSFVKNSNKYYDDCAKILGNMILRELAPQLHIPWSVPFQLDDPPIVPTTFGKMMELRCVTAVIRHGDRTPKQKMKVEVRHQKFFEIFEKYDGYRYGHIKLKRPKQLQEILDIARSLLAEIQTKAADSEIEEKQSKLEQLKSVLEMYGHFSGINRKVQMKYQPKGRPRGSSSDDGKHDCRSFVIVSDAPKEPSLVLILKWGGELTPAGRIQAEELGRIFRCMYPGGQSRQPGVGEGPGAQGLGLLRLHSTFRHDLKIYASDEGRVQMTAAAFAKGLLALEGELTPILVQMVKSANTNGLLDNDCDSSKYQNMAKSRLHELMQIDREFTAEDRAAINPGNAISINLAMNFVKNPVQCCAQVHSLIRSLMAVVAVKRDDPKTRDAVLYHGETWELMGRRWGKIEKDFCTKNKNYDISKIPDIYDCIKYDLQHNQHTLQFDLAEELYISAKYLADIVIPQEYGLTTHEKLTIGQGICTPLLKKIRADLQRNIEELGGEESVNRLNPRYSHGVSSPGRHVRTRLYFTSESHVHSLLTVLRHGGLLNVLTDEQWRRAMEYVSMVSELNYMSQIVIMLYEDPMKDPSSEERFHVELHFSPGVNCCVQKNLPPGPGFRPHSRNDSVTSKNASGDEDTTSRIEEENDTEEENSFSNNSSLHHTPSKTLSRNDTDIDNIAIGAASAVVKERRIRKNKSSSPIPIGSCHTVSGHEAMDLAKRLSEELAVQQQQQQQQQQHHQQHQQQQHHLTGSFGSGATKDIARPHSPDSEPRARSFEHQQQHHHHHHHHHSHQNHHQHGKLHHHHRSKGKAGNMGNARGAAERCKAKDMLEGTDLHYKDEQCDVCDSLAMVSHEVPCTRAGLTYSPLPLSSPQDPEESVQLASECVEVPQGNAGEDLLKLHLESNIAEKEEEHVRTTRPSLYIGPPESSYSCDSISEFTPNLDDQELYVSSFSESEDESEPSRYYSALGQHDCELDDSIAAIGQHYLRRSLSYTFSNDADRYNLPAVDSGGWPCGRKMSSSVESPSGGRNHRNMPLMTRSFDELLKDRCYGGHSNCCCRYCWMSPIDRYSLHTKDHDVADTELNARQSRSLSPPPPPCSSGRRLRSNAASHPATLQVPCSSNVIRHDVSDHGRLRIVRYPVRAMTRFASDPSLPLGFGWTEASVNAPDIANRFRSPPGTSLLADHLVAPEPSQQLVFVTLTTPPPDEYDSEPLLRQLFDTTVAAPSGITAMDIQPSFGSTHCRNLLGTGNDGNDEQCQTEAFASSSTSAHHDGVHRSSDRIGSPSICSLPHAPSQASFPLSPSMQTPALVASPPDVVSLTCSSCFEIHLNPPNTSPRSDPDRLDTINYQSTDVGCTSATLITNATLTTTTSFLATVPSSPSVTTTTDTITTTTNTAVCSAVAIPYLTPVVVDTSNIFSACSSSVHTTDTTTTTTTTSTTTTSTTPSAIGSLTMPSSLVPAVSSERKKSHHPPKLLVKSYTIDGSSVGGAGYSSLMMATSTTTTTTVSGTDDAAPTAASADHPIDDANNGTLTSTGSSTTTITGGGGCLYCCTTGGATTVPRMAPGPGALCHGSGSGSLSSCCCCCYTGCCCCSTPSSSSAGGLAGPGVGGGGSAGTPNATTVRRQRHSIAGQMSYFKMLGTFSKKMATSTNSLFSTAVISGSSSAPNLRDMIPSTASPSGFGGVPPIRPLETLHNALSLKQLDAFLERMTIGPLFKTPASSPPPKQLLLTGGTPSSATHPSVGTKSPQSSMVIGGEESFPEGSTVPLAQSTQSSATPPAGTIDERNSHRTAMRDFAPLTSVGPTTGGGGGYVGGGTNTAGLVGPGGGSNNGAGNIAGVQQSWSDHSSSMTSSISAMSSGGPSSPNYSEAYSRGCPSSDMSASITSSTDGSLAAIVGGEQVLVALPQLFSHHQQQQRMSPKQPPVAGGKSEEDDDPTVARAVMGDSSLDVTSSTTEPHIRRSSTMDVSGELTPVSGCSDWESNTNEATKGSTANYDLTTANTTEEDDEDATLSTDTCLSVGEQQQEQPLKSSWDSTGVGKGPSPAFRTAFPPTFGAESLDGGCKLDNRVRGSRIQRQISMYEKESRTDVKSLQEEKAYEWSGDGNKFEPSVGRQQHAQILRTLHMSFDELRKELPKPELRHTPSRASSNQPELKGGSHTRQQPDVPVVEMPHHTPGALVIREGYIEPPRLTRVTKSFHGKTDHQKLHLEQQQQQQQQECRRASDSPQSPAETTCHNRGNKNALRQQHSSAGTSSSQGRFTTSLVQESEHGGGNEGSSLAK, from the exons GGTGATCTTGATCCAACTGATGGGCTCGATTCGGACGACTCGTCCACGTCCGGCAAGCAGGTCGTGGTGGCGGTTTGCGCCATGTCGAAGAAATCCCAGTCGAAACCGATGAAGGAAATACTGACCCGGCTGCAGGAGTTCGAGTTCATCCGGATGGTGGTGATCGGCGAAGAGATCATACTGAACGAACCGGTCGACCGGTGGCCCCTGTGCGACTGTCTCATCTCCTTCCACTCGAAAGGATTCCCGCTCGAGAAGGCGATCCAGTACGCGCAGCTCCGCCAACCGTACGTTATCAACAATCTGCACATGCAGTTCGATATCCAG GATCGCCGACGAGTTTATGCGATCCTGGAAAAGGAGGGGATTGAAATACCACGGTACGCTGTGCTAGATCGTGACTCACCGGACCCGAAAC AGCACGAGCTGGTAGAATCAGAAGATCACGTAGAGGTGAACGGGATCGTGTTTAATAAACCCTTCGTGGAAAAACCAGTGTCCGCCGAGGATCACAACATCTACATCTACTACCCAACGTCCGCGGGCGGTGGCAGCCAACGGTTATTCCGCAAGATCGGTAGCCGCAGTAGCGTCTACTCGCCGGAATCACGGGTACGCAAGACGGGATCGTTCATCTACGAAGACTTTATGCCCACCGACGGTACGGACGTGAAGGTGTACACGGTCGGACCGGACTATGCGCACGCGGAAGCCCGCAAAAGTCCTGCCCTGGATGGGAAGGTTGAGCGGGACAGCGACGGTAAAGAGATACGCTACCCGGTGATCCTGAGCAATGCCGAGAAGCTAATTTCACGCAAAGTGTGCCTTGCCTTTAAGCAGACCGTGTGCGGTTTCGATCTGTTGCGCGCGAACGGCAAATCGTTCGTGTGTGACGTAAACGGGTTCAGCTTTGTGAAGAACTCGAACAAATACTATGACGACTGTGCAAAGATACTTGGCAACATGATACTGCGCGAGTTGGCACCCCAGCTGCACATACCGTGGTCGGTACCGTTTCAGCTGGACGATCCACCGATCGTGCCGACCACGTTCGGCAAGATGATGGAGCTGCGGTGCGTAACCGCCGTCATCCGGCACGGTGATCGGACGCCAAAGCAGAAGATGAAGGTGGAGGTGCGGCATCAGAAGTTTTTCGAAATTTTCGAAAAGTACGACGGGTACCGGTACGGGCACATTAAGCTGAAGCGCCCGAAGCAGCTGCAGGAGATACTGGACATTGCCCGGTCGCTGCTGGCGGAGATACAGACCAAGGCGGCCGACTCGGAGATCGAGGAAAAACAGAGCAAACTGGAGCAGTTGAAAAGTGTGCTGGAGAT GTACGGACATTTCTCCGGCATCAACCGTAAGGTGCAGATGAAGTATCAACCCAAGGGTCGACCGAGAGGATCAAGCTCAGACGATGGTAAACACGATTGCCGATCCTTTGTTATTGTGT CTGACGCACCGAAGGAACCCTCGCTGGTACTAATTCTCAAATGGGGCGGCGAGCTTACACCGGCGGGTCGCATTCAGGCCGAGGAATTGGGTCGTATTTTCCGCTGTATGTATCCCGGCGGACAGAGCCGTCAGCCAGGCGTCGGTGAAGGTCCCGGCGCCCAAGGGCTCGGTTTGCTACGCTTACACTCCACCTTTCGGCATGATCTCAAAATTTACGCCTCGGACGAAGGTCGGGTGCAGATGACAGCTGCCGCCTTTGCCAAAGGGCTGCTAGCGCTCGAGGGCGAACTGACCCCGATCCTGGTGCAGATGGTAAAGAGCGCCAACACGAACGGACTGCTCGACAACGATTGTGACTCGAGCAAGTACCAGAACATGGCCAAATCTCGCCTGCACGAGCTGATGCAGATCGATCGAGAATTTACGGCCGAGGACCGGGCAGCAATTAATCCTGGCAACGCGATCAGCATTAATCTGGCGATGAATTTTGTCAAGAATCCGGTGCAGTGTTGTGCGCAGGTACACTCGCTGATACGTTCGCTGATGGCGGTGGTAGCGGTCAAGCGCGACGATCCGAAAACGCGTGATGCCGTGCTGTACCACGGTGAAACGTGGGAGCTAATGGGACGGCGATGGGGCAAGATCGAGAAAGATTTCTGCACCAAGAACAAGAACTACGACATCTCGAAGATCCCGGACATTTACGACTGCATCAAGTACGATCTGCAGCACAACCAGCACACGCTACAGTTCGATCTGGCGGAGGAGCTGTACATATCGGCCAAATATCTGGCGGACATTGTCATCCCACAGGAGTACGGCTTAACGACGCACGAGAAGCTGACGATCGGGCAGGGTATCTGTACGCCGTTGCTGAAAAAAATCCGTGCCGATTTGCAGCGTAACATTGAAGAGCTGGGCGGTGAGGAGAGCGTGAACCGGCTTAATCCTCGGTACAGCCACGGCGTTTCGAGCCCGGGCCGGCACGTCCGGACGCGGCTGTACTTCACGAGCGAAAGCCACGTACACTCACTACTGACCGTGCTACGGCACGGCGGTCTGCTGAACGTGCTGACCGACGAGCAGTGGCGCCGGGCGATGGAGTACGTGTCGATGGTGTCGGAGCTGAACTACATGTCGCAGATCGTGATCATGCTGTACGAGGACCCGATGAAGGATCCCAGCTCCGAGGAACGGTTCCACGTCGAGCTACATTTCAGTCCCGGTGTGAACTGTTGCGTGCAGAAAAATCTTCCACCCGGCCCGGGCTTTCGGCCGCACAGCCGTAACGATTCCGTTACGTCGAAAAATGCG AGCGGTGATGAAGACACCACCTCACGCATCGAGGAAGAAAACGACACTGAGGAGGAAAACTCTTTCTCTAACAACTCTTCTCTGCATCATACACCGTCTAAGACACTGTCCCGCAATGACACC GACATTGACAACATTGCGATCGGTGCTGCATCCGCTGTAGTGAAGGAGCGTCGCAttagaaaaaacaaatcgtcCTCCCCGATACCGATCGGCTCATGCCACACCGTATCTGGGCACGAGGCGATGGATTTAGCGAAACGCTTAAGCGAGGAGCTCGCtgtacagcagcaacagcagcagcaacaacaacagcaccaccagcaacaccagcagcagcagcaccatctaACTGGTTCGTTTGGTTCCGGCGCGACGAAAGATATAGCCCGGCCGCACAGCCCGGATTCGGAACCGCGGGCCCGTTCCTTcgaacatcagcagcaacaccaccaccaccatcaccatcaccatagCCATCAGAACCATCACCAGCATGGCAaactgcatcatcatcaccgttcGAAAGGCAAAG CTGGGAACATGGGCAACGCTCGGGGAGCAGCAGAACGTTGCAAGGCGAAAGATATGCTGGAAGGGACAG ATCTTCATTATAAGGACGAACAGTGCGACGTTTGTGATTCACTCGCAATGGTGTCTCACGAAGTGCCGTGCACTAGAGCAGGTTTGACATACTCGCCGTTGCCGTTGTCATCACCACAAGATCCGGAAGAGAGTGTACAGTTGGCGTCCGAATGCGTTGAAGTTCCGCAAGGAAATGCCGGTGAGGACCTACTGAAGCTGCACCTTGAATCGAACATAGCCGAGAAAGAGGAGGAGCATGTGAGAACTACCCGGCCCAGTTTGTACATCGGTCCACCCGAGTCTTCCTACAGCTGTGACTCGATCAGCGAGTTCACACCCAATCTAGACGATCAGGAACTGTACGTATCATCTTTTTCCGAATCGGAGGACGAATCCGAACCGTCCCGGTACTACAGTGCCCTAGGGCAACATGACTGCGAACTAGACGACTCCATCGCCGCCATTGGTCAGCATTATCTGCGCCGTTCCCTATCATACACCTTCTCCAACGATGCGGATCGCTATAATCTGCCCGCAGTCGATAGTGGTGGATGGCcgtgtggaagaaaaatgtcgTCCTCGGTAGAATCGCCGTCTGGAGGAAGAAATCACCGTAACATGCCACTGATGACGCGCAGCTTCGATGAGCTGCTGAAGGACCGATGCTATGGCGGTCATAGTAACTGCTGCTGTCGCTATTGCTGGATGTCACCGATTGATAGATATTCGCTCCACACGAAGGACCATGATGTGGCGGATACCGAGCTCAACGCACGCCAAAGTCGTTCACTgagtcctcctcctcctccgtgtTCGAGTGGGAGGCGTTTGCGCAGTAACGCCGCGTCACACCCGGCAACACTACAGGTCCCGTGTAGCAGTAACGTTATACGGCACGATGTTAGTGATCATGGCCGGTTGCGGATTGTTCGTTATCCGGTACGTGCGATGACACGGTTCGCTAGCGATCCATCCCTACCATTGGGCTTCGGCTGGACCGAAGCATCGGTTAACGCACCGGACATAGCGAACCGCTTTAGATCTCCACCTGGGACATCATTGCTAGCGGATCACCTAGTAGCACCGGAACCGAGTCAGCAACTTGTGTTTGTAACACttaccacaccaccaccggatgAGTACGATAGTGAACCATTGCTGAGGCAGCTGTTTGATACTACTGTGGCGGCTCCTTCTGGTATAACGGCCATGGATATTCAGCCTTCATTCGGGTCGACCCATTGTCGTAATCTTCTCGGCACCGGTAACGATGGCAACGACGAGCAATGTCAAACTGAGGCCTTCGCTTCTTCGTCTACCTCCGCTCACCATGATGGTGTTCATCGCTCATCTGATCGGATTGGTTCCCCGTCCATTTGCTCGTTACCACACGCCCCATCCCAAGCGTCGTTTCCGCTGTCGCCATCAATGCAAACACCTGCGCTTGTCGCCTCACCGCCAGATGTTGTTTCATTGACCTGTAGTAGTTGTTTCGAGATCCATCTAAACCCTCCTAATACTAGCCCTCGTAGCGACCCCGATCGCCTTGATACCATTAATTATCAATCTACTGACGTAGGTTGTACATCCGCCACCTTAATTACTAATGCTACTCTTACTACTACGACTTCTTTTCTTGCCACTGTGCCATCGTCTCCTTCCGTCACCACTACCACtgacaccatcaccaccaccaccaacaccgccGTTTGTTCTGCCGTTGCTATCCCTTACCTTACACCCGTTGTGGTTGACACAAGTAACATCTTTTCGGCTTGTTCTTCTTCCGTTCATACCACcgacacgacgacgacgactaccaCTACCTCTACCACTACCACTTCTACTACCCCGTCCGCTATTGGTTCACTAACCATGCCGTCGTCGCTGGTCCCTGCCGTGTCCTCCGAACGCAAAAAATCGCACCATCCGCCCAAACTGCTCGTTAAATCGTACACCATAGACGGTAGCAGTGTTGGGGGTGCCGGTTACAGTTCGCTGATGATGGCTACCTCCaccacaacgacgacgacggtgtcCGGGACAGATGATGCAGCACcgacagcagcatcagcagaccACCCTATCGACGATGCAAACAATGGCACACTCACCAGCACAGGCAGCAGcactaccaccatcaccggtGGCGGCGGCTGCCTGTACTGCTGTACCACCGGTGGTGCGACCACCGTGCCAAGGATGGCGCCAGGACCGGGCGCACTCTGTCACGGGTCGGGGTCCGGTTCGCTgtcgtcctgctgctgctgttgctacaccggctgctgctgctgctcgacaccctcgtcgtcgtcggcgggAGGGCTCGCCGGGCCcggtgtcggtggtggtggttccgcGGGTACACCCAATGCTACGACGGTCCGACGCCAGCGGCACAGCATTGCCGGCCAGATGAGCTACTTTAAAATGTTAGGTACCTTCAGTAAAAAGATGGCGACCAGCACAAACAGTCTGTTCAGCACCGCCGTGATCAGTGGCAGCTCGTCCGCACCGAACTTGCGCGACATGATACCGAGCACCGCATCGCCGTCAG GATTCGGCGGTGTGCCACCTATACGTCCGCTGGAAACACTGCACAACGCGCTATCCCTAAAGCAGCTGGATGCTTTTCTGGAGCGCATGACGATTGGACCGCTGTTCAAAACTCCGGCCTcctcaccaccaccgaaacaACTGCTGCTGACGGGAGGGACACCATCGTCCGCCACCCATCCGTCCGTCGGTACGAAAAGTCCACAGTCGTCGATGGTGATCGGTGGAGAGGAAAGCTTCCCCGAAGGGTCCACCGTACCTTTGGCCCAATCAACACAATCGAGCGCTACCCCACCGGCAGGAACTATCGACGAACGGAACTCGCACCGTACTGCGATGCGTGACTTTGCACCCCTGACATCCGTTGGCCCAACAactggaggaggaggaggctaTGTTGGAGGTGGAACAAACACAGCCGGACTCGTTGGTCCTGGTGGCGGGTCCAACAATGGGGCCGGTAATATTGCCGGTGTCCAGCAGA GTTGGAGTGACCATTCGAGCAGCAtgaccagcagcatcagcgcGATGTCGAGCGGTGGTCCCAGCTCGCCGAACTACTCGGAAGCGTATTCGCGCGGCTGCCCGAGCAGTGACATGTCCGCCAGCATCACCAGCAGTACCGATGG CAGCCTGGCAGCAATCGTTGGCGGCGAACAGGTGCTAGTAGCATTACCACAGCTTTTCagccatcatcagcagcagcaacggatGTCACCGAAACAGCCACCGGTAGCCGGCGGTAAGTCCGAGGAGGATGACGATCCAACCGTTGCCCGTGCGGTGATGGGTGATAGTTCGTTGGATGTTACGTCCAGCACGACCGAACCGCACATACGGCGCAGTTCTACGATGGATGTTAGTGGCGAGTTAACGCCTGTAAGCGGATGTTCCGATTGGGAAAGCAACACGAACGAAGCAACCAAAGGATCGACGGCTAATTACGATCTG ACGACCGCCAACACAACCGAGGAAGACGATGAAGATGCAACGCTCTCCACCGACACCTGCCTGAGTGTgggtgagcagcagcaggaacagccTTTAAAATCGAGCTGGGATTCAACCGGTGTGGGCAAGGGACCGTCACCGGCGTTTCGAACCGCATTCCCTCCAACGTTCGGTGCGGAGTCGCTCGACGGCGGCTGTAAGCTTGATAACCGCGTACGTGGTAGCCGCATCCAGCGACAGATCAGTATGTACGAAAAGGAGAGCCGTACGGACGTGAAAAGCCTACAGGAGGAGAAAGCGTACGAGTGGTCCGGCGATGGGAACAAGTTTGAGCCGAGCGTCGGTCGCCAGCAGCACGCCCAAATACTCCGAACACTGCACATGTCCTTCGACGAACTGCGGAAGGAGCTACCGAAACCCGAGCTGCGTCACACACCTTCCCGGGCCAGCAGCAACCAGCCGGAGTTGAAAGGTGGTTCGCACACGAGACAGCAGCCAGATGTGCCGGTGGTGGAGAtgccacaccacacaccggGCGCGTTAGTTATCCGCGAAGGGTACATCGAACCACCGCGGTTAACGCGCGTCACCAAAAGCTTCCACGGGAAAACCGACCACCAGAAGCTTCatctcgagcagcagcagcagcagcagcagcaggaatgcCGGCGTGCTAGCGACAGTCCCCAGTCACCGGCCGAAACGACATGCCACAATCGGGGCAACAAAAATGCGTTACGTCAGCAGCATTCGAGTGCCGGCACCAGTAGCAGCCAGGGACGCTTTACGACGTCGCTGGTGCAGGAATCGGAACACGGCGGTGGTAATGAGGGTTCATCACTGGCAAAGTAA